The following DNA comes from Mycolicibacterium aromaticivorans JS19b1 = JCM 16368.
CACGTCTGTGATGACGGTCACACAGACGATTGCCATCAAAAGGCCGCCGATCGCCAGAGCTGCGATGGCGGGAGTTTTCGGCGCCCACTCAGTTTGCTGCACGGCTGTCCTCGGCACCTCTACCGCGTGGTATGCAGTTATCCACAGGTGCTATCAACAATGGGGATGAATCACACGCGTGTGATTGGGTGACCAGGAGGTTGCCAGCCTGGGAACGGCGTTCGCACAGCATGGGGCCGCCGGGGTGTCGCAGCCGCTCAGCGCCACCGCATCGTCAGCAACAACCCGGAGATCATGAAGCCGAAGGCGATCGCGTAGTTCCAGGGGCCCAACTTGGCCATCCACTGCAGCGCGCTCGGGGTGTCGTAGCCGGACGCGGCGAGCTGGAACACCAGCAGCCAGGCCAGCCCGATCAGCATCAGGCTGATGAACAGCACCACGAACCACACACTCGACGGGCCGGCCTTCACCTTGACCGGAGTGCGGCTCACCGGATTGACCGTGAAGTCGTTTTTCTTGCGAACCTTGGACTTGGGCATGGGTACCTTCG
Coding sequences within:
- the crgA gene encoding cell division protein CrgA, whose amino-acid sequence is MPKSKVRKKNDFTVNPVSRTPVKVKAGPSSVWFVVLFISLMLIGLAWLLVFQLAASGYDTPSALQWMAKLGPWNYAIAFGFMISGLLLTMRWR